One genomic segment of Caldimonas brevitalea includes these proteins:
- a CDS encoding carboxymuconolactone decarboxylase family protein produces MSNAHDTDTNAAGTARPSPSPLPFEPSSPIAAAFDGGLAVRRKVLGDTHVDRALGNAGAFQADLQELVTAFAWGTVWTREGLPLKTRSMLTVAMLVALGKQKELEGHVRGALNNGVSVDELKEVLLHSAVYCGFPAAIEGFRTAAGVIEQYGKEVKGG; encoded by the coding sequence ATGAGCAACGCACACGACACCGACACCAACGCCGCCGGTACCGCCCGGCCCTCGCCGTCCCCCCTGCCCTTCGAGCCTTCGTCGCCGATCGCCGCGGCCTTCGACGGCGGTTTGGCCGTACGACGTAAGGTGCTGGGGGACACACACGTCGACCGCGCGCTCGGCAACGCCGGCGCTTTCCAGGCCGATCTGCAGGAACTGGTGACCGCCTTCGCCTGGGGCACGGTCTGGACGAGAGAAGGCCTGCCCTTGAAAACGCGCAGCATGCTGACGGTGGCGATGCTGGTGGCTCTGGGCAAACAAAAGGAACTGGAAGGCCATGTGCGCGGCGCACTCAACAACGGCGTCAGCGTGGACGAACTGAAGGAAGTGCTGCTGCACAGCGCGGTGTATTGCGGCTTCCCGGCCGCGATCGAAGGCTTCCGGACGGCGGCGGGGGTGATTGAGCAGTATGGGAAAGAGGTGAAGGGGGGGTGA